Proteins co-encoded in one Christiangramia fulva genomic window:
- a CDS encoding HYR domain-containing protein encodes MRKITSSVKTGGFLILFLVFVFGFSIASTGLATGLTVNSTVTNATCDNSNDGSIAISVSGGDGSYTYSWSGPNAYTSTSQNISNLYPGDYTLSVTDNSGNSYGPSTIPVTAVDNVAPTITCVADQNKNTDAGSCDYTVQGNEFDPTSFNDNCSGATITNNFNNTSSLAGAVFPKGTTTVIWTVTDASNNTQTCSFDVTVSDNEKPTITCVADQNKNTDAGSCDYTVQGNEFDPTSFNDNCSGATITNNFNNTSSLAGAVFPKGTTTVIWTVTDASNNTQTCSFDVTVSDNEKPTITCVADQNKNTDAGSCDYTVQGNEFDPTSFADNCTGATITNDFNNTSSLAGAVFPKGTTTVIWTVTDASNNTQTCSFDVTVSDNEKPTITCVADQNKNTDAGSCDYTVQGNEFDPTSFNDNCSGATITNNFNNTSSLAGAVFPKGTTTVIWTVTDASNNTQTCSFDVTITDNEKPTISCVANQNKNTDAGSCDYTVQGNEFDPSSFADNCTGATITNDFNNTSSLAGAVFPKGTTTVIWTVTDASNNTQTCSFDVTVSDNEKPTISCVTDQNKNTDAGSCDYTVQGNEFDPSSFADNCSGATITNNFNNTSSLAGAVFPKGTTTVIWTVTDASNNTQTCSFDVTVSDNEKPTITCVADQNKNTDAGSCDYTVQGNEFDPTSFADNCTGATITNDFNNTSSLAGAVFPKGTTTVIWTVTDASNNTQTCSFDVTVSDIEKPTITCVADQNKNTDAGSCDYTVQGNEFDPTSFADNCTGATITNDFNNTSSLAGAVFPKGTTTVIWTVTDASNNTQTCSFDVTVSDNEKPTITCVADQNKNTDAGSCDYTVQGNEFDPTSFNDNCSGATITNNFNNTSSLAGAVFPKGTTTVIWTVTDASNNTQTCSFDVTVSDNEKPTITCVADQNKNTDAGSCDYTVQGNEFDPTSFADNCTGATITNDFNNTSSLAGAVFPKETTTVIWTVTDASNNTQTCSFDVTVSDNEKPTASNPAAVNVQCEVPEADPSVVIDAADNCTTSPMVEWVSDVSDNNFNPEVVTRTYKVTDEAGNFIEVTQQIAIQDTEIPEIPTLPDIESECPLTIVAPTTTDNCDGVITGTTGLTDLSFDESETVYWIFTDASGNTTGTVAQNVIINNTVPPVPDVETLPIKEIRGCQISSISDLDIPTATDACEGTIEGKLSDDFVFPFSFSGTQTIVWEYIDSQGNTSTQEQNVKLIPEDINGGTIKGTFGSTEFEHQIDISSCGDQISVYLNLTGQIGNIVRWDKYAVNKGIWEEISNNSSSYTATFAAGAFESTYYRVLIQVGTCIEYSDTFYIRALPPGAPPTVTNQDEDNLYCLGEDVNLIAETNYKATQDAIPDSSGDFNVGQLNTQDPNGWLVDGQTGGFTAGGDAKKPRNWSGTNNHPFGGIEFDSEEGKFAIAQGNIGYTTTFESPIMDLSNAESASLDFDQAYFFANNDVASIEISLDGGSTYSTLEVIHPAGSGEKKWLTAGTAESTGVSDSTHYYFKDDNTSIPLDAYLGESNVRIRWSFTGTSDNSVWAMDNILVNKQVYVDTELEWTEGIGDPNENPLETGQTQVPINFIPDTPGIQQYGATALINGCRTYSEEGTDLIDLYISYSYAGEDIVYTSEECGHNQVQLNAYDNTITARENIAKGSFETPASGCRECDAPGTGDIGEWSWNGNSSSCGDVSFSDIHDPDAIFSAPAGTYTLTWTVAGCSNDVVVTITECDKIDFDGTDDHIDFSDNYDLNGNFSLEFWVKPNAINGTRTIFSKRDGNYSGTAKGYDLSIKDGTVFFNWNSAGTINSSPYKVDTSRWYHIAVVHTSSGEYKLYIDGIKLKTTGGAAPGENAYHAILGAMDVSGSEQAVNYFNGWIDEIRIWDVALTPEQMHIMMNQRLQASGTKVTGEVIPIQIPNLNWSDLRAYYRMDKIGIGCGNIIPAIGVEGKIINITTPQENTAPLPYISSQNGSWRDKNTWLRPTVWDVPNAKGINGDEIKWNIAETYHDIYSTAQNIYMLGLVSHSGELKMDGNVPSQTGQALTITHYLKLDGTINLEGESQLIQTEGSILDEASSGYLDRDQQGTENSFNYNYWSSPVSLQGQPNNYGFDIADVLMDGTNPASPAGISFNYQYHYADNAYSGPKRISTFWFYEFQGTADTYGEWSWFSETDLLEPGVGWSMKGTSGSAPVSSQQNYVFRGKPNNGNITLDISNGENRLVGNPYPSAIDGDQFIRDNLRDVEGGTASANIFNGSLYFWDHFGSRYSHYLVEYVGGYGVYNLSGGIPAIATDERIDATGQTSTKAPARYIPVAQGFFVNTVIDDAAAGNYSIAGGNITFRNAQRVFVKESSGDSYFLAPEKAKAKSVKQAEYTKDTRYKIRLSFSSPKGYHRQILVTADSNTKNGFDLGYDAPLIEDNAEDMYWLINESEYVIQAVPNFNRDQVLPLGIKIGEQGEFSIQIDKTENFEKGIDIYLHDKKDSIYFNLQKTAFKATAEPGYINDRYEIVFQKPSENNDATDPDMIATDLKVDYLRNSQEIVLSNPDLLDVRHVELYTLNGQLIKNFDNLNISKAIYLPVERPLSAAVYVVRVFTSEKEYSKKVIISE; translated from the coding sequence ATGCGTAAAATTACCTCATCGGTGAAAACCGGAGGATTTTTAATCTTATTTCTGGTTTTCGTATTCGGTTTTAGTATTGCTTCCACAGGTTTGGCAACAGGCCTAACTGTGAATTCCACAGTTACCAATGCTACCTGTGACAATTCAAACGACGGCAGTATAGCAATTTCTGTTTCCGGCGGGGATGGTTCTTATACTTATTCCTGGTCAGGCCCTAATGCTTACACAAGTACTTCTCAAAACATTTCGAATTTATATCCGGGTGATTATACTTTAAGTGTAACCGATAATTCAGGAAACTCATACGGTCCTTCAACAATTCCTGTGACTGCAGTTGATAATGTAGCCCCAACAATCACTTGTGTAGCCGATCAGAATAAAAATACCGATGCAGGTTCCTGTGATTATACCGTTCAGGGCAATGAATTTGATCCGACTTCATTCAACGATAATTGTTCAGGAGCTACGATCACCAATAATTTCAATAATACCAGTTCCCTGGCCGGAGCCGTTTTCCCAAAAGGAACAACTACCGTTATCTGGACAGTAACAGATGCTTCAAATAACACCCAAACCTGTTCTTTTGATGTGACTGTTTCCGATAATGAAAAACCCACTATCACTTGTGTAGCCGATCAGAACAAAAATACCGATGCAGGTTCCTGTGATTATACCGTTCAGGGCAATGAATTTGATCCGACTTCATTCAACGATAATTGTTCAGGAGCTACGATCACTAACAATTTCAATAATACCAGTTCCCTGGCAGGAGCCGTTTTCCCAAAAGGAACAACTACCGTTATCTGGACAGTAACAGATGCGTCAAATAACACCCAAACCTGTTCTTTTGATGTGACAGTTTCCGATAATGAAAAACCCACTATCACTTGTGTAGCCGATCAGAATAAAAATACCGATGCAGGTTCCTGTGATTATACCGTTCAGGGCAATGAATTTGATCCGACTTCCTTTGCCGATAACTGTACAGGAGCTACCATCACCAATGATTTCAATAATACCAGTTCCCTGGCAGGAGCCGTTTTCCCAAAAGGAACAACTACCGTTATCTGGACAGTAACAGATGCTTCAAATAACACCCAAACCTGTTCTTTTGATGTGACTGTTTCTGATAATGAAAAACCCACTATCACTTGTGTAGCCGATCAGAACAAAAATACCGATGCAGGTTCCTGTGATTATACCGTTCAGGGCAATGAATTTGATCCGACTTCATTCAACGATAATTGTTCAGGAGCTACGATCACTAACAATTTCAATAATACCAGTTCCCTGGCAGGAGCCGTTTTCCCAAAAGGAACAACTACCGTTATCTGGACAGTAACAGATGCGTCAAATAACACCCAAACCTGTTCTTTTGATGTGACTATTACCGATAATGAAAAACCCACTATCAGTTGTGTAGCCAATCAGAATAAAAATACCGATGCTGGTTCCTGTGATTATACCGTTCAGGGCAATGAATTTGACCCCTCTTCCTTTGCCGATAACTGTACAGGAGCTACCATCACCAATGATTTCAATAATACCAGTTCCCTGGCAGGAGCCGTTTTCCCAAAAGGAACAACTACCGTTATCTGGACAGTAACAGATGCGTCAAATAACACCCAAACCTGTTCTTTTGATGTGACAGTTTCCGATAATGAAAAACCCACTATCAGTTGTGTAACCGATCAGAATAAAAATACCGATGCTGGTTCCTGTGATTATACCGTTCAGGGCAATGAATTTGACCCCTCTTCCTTTGCGGATAACTGTTCAGGAGCTACGATCACTAATAATTTCAATAATACCAGTTCCCTGGCAGGAGCCGTTTTCCCAAAAGGAACAACTACCGTTATCTGGACAGTAACAGATGCGTCAAATAACACCCAAACCTGTTCTTTTGATGTGACAGTTTCCGATAATGAAAAACCCACTATCACTTGTGTAGCCGATCAGAATAAAAATACCGATGCTGGTTCCTGTGATTATACCGTTCAGGGCAATGAATTTGATCCGACTTCCTTTGCCGATAACTGTACAGGAGCTACCATCACCAATGATTTCAATAATACCAGTTCCCTGGCAGGAGCCGTTTTCCCAAAAGGAACAACTACCGTTATCTGGACAGTAACAGATGCTTCAAATAACACCCAAACCTGTTCTTTTGATGTGACTGTTTCCGATATTGAAAAACCCACTATCACTTGTGTAGCCGATCAGAACAAAAATACCGATGCAGGTTCCTGTGATTATACCGTTCAGGGCAATGAATTTGATCCGACTTCCTTTGCCGATAACTGTACAGGAGCTACCATCACCAATGATTTCAATAATACCAGTTCCCTGGCAGGAGCCGTTTTCCCAAAAGGAACAACTACCGTTATCTGGACAGTAACAGATGCTTCAAATAACACCCAAACCTGTTCTTTTGATGTGACTGTTTCTGATAATGAAAAACCCACTATCACTTGTGTAGCCGATCAGAACAAAAATACCGATGCAGGTTCCTGTGATTATACCGTTCAGGGCAATGAATTTGATCCGACTTCATTCAACGATAATTGTTCAGGAGCTACGATCACTAACAATTTCAATAATACCAGTTCCCTGGCAGGAGCCGTTTTCCCAAAAGGAACAACTACCGTTATCTGGACAGTAACAGATGCGTCAAATAACACCCAAACCTGTTCTTTTGATGTGACAGTTTCCGATAATGAAAAACCCACAATCACTTGTGTAGCCGATCAGAATAAAAATACCGATGCAGGTTCATGTGATTATACCGTTCAGGGCAATGAATTTGATCCGACTTCCTTTGCCGATAACTGTACAGGAGCTACCATCACCAATGATTTCAATAATACCAGTTCCCTGGCAGGAGCCGTTTTCCCAAAAGAGACAACTACGGTTATCTGGACGGTAACAGATGCTTCAAATAACACACAAACCTGTTCTTTTGATGTGACTGTTTCCGATAATGAAAAACCCACTGCCAGCAATCCTGCAGCTGTAAATGTTCAATGTGAGGTACCGGAAGCCGATCCTTCAGTAGTCATTGACGCTGCTGATAATTGTACTACAAGTCCAATGGTAGAATGGGTTTCAGATGTTAGTGACAACAATTTTAATCCTGAAGTTGTTACACGTACCTACAAGGTTACTGACGAAGCAGGAAATTTCATTGAAGTCACTCAGCAAATTGCCATTCAGGATACAGAAATCCCAGAAATCCCTACCTTACCAGACATAGAAAGCGAATGCCCTTTGACAATAGTAGCACCTACCACTACCGATAATTGCGATGGGGTAATTACAGGAACTACCGGCCTCACCGATTTGAGTTTTGATGAGTCGGAAACTGTGTATTGGATTTTTACTGATGCCTCCGGTAATACCACCGGAACTGTAGCGCAAAATGTTATCATCAACAATACTGTTCCTCCTGTTCCGGATGTAGAAACATTACCAATTAAAGAAATTCGAGGTTGTCAGATTTCAAGTATTTCAGATCTCGATATTCCAACGGCAACTGATGCTTGTGAAGGCACAATAGAAGGTAAATTAAGTGACGACTTTGTATTTCCGTTCTCATTCAGCGGGACTCAAACAATTGTATGGGAATACATAGATAGTCAGGGAAATACCTCTACGCAGGAACAGAACGTAAAACTTATCCCGGAAGATATTAATGGAGGAACCATAAAAGGTACTTTTGGATCTACCGAATTTGAACATCAAATTGATATTAGTTCATGCGGCGATCAGATTTCTGTCTATTTGAATTTAACAGGGCAAATAGGAAATATCGTTCGATGGGATAAATATGCGGTCAATAAGGGAATTTGGGAAGAAATTTCTAATAATAGCAGTTCTTATACAGCAACCTTTGCGGCAGGCGCATTTGAGTCTACTTATTATCGAGTGTTAATACAGGTAGGAACCTGTATAGAATATTCTGATACCTTTTATATAAGGGCACTACCCCCTGGAGCTCCTCCAACAGTTACAAATCAGGACGAAGACAACTTATACTGTTTAGGAGAGGATGTAAATCTTATCGCAGAAACAAATTACAAAGCTACTCAGGATGCAATACCTGATTCTTCAGGAGATTTTAATGTGGGGCAATTAAATACCCAGGATCCAAATGGCTGGCTTGTCGATGGTCAGACTGGAGGCTTTACAGCAGGAGGAGATGCAAAAAAACCCAGAAACTGGTCCGGTACAAATAACCACCCATTTGGCGGCATCGAATTCGATAGTGAAGAAGGAAAATTTGCCATAGCTCAGGGAAATATTGGATATACAACAACTTTCGAAAGTCCTATTATGGATCTTTCAAATGCCGAGTCAGCAAGTTTAGATTTTGACCAGGCCTATTTCTTCGCGAATAATGACGTTGCGTCCATTGAAATATCACTTGATGGCGGAAGTACGTATTCTACCCTGGAAGTAATTCATCCTGCTGGAAGTGGAGAAAAAAAATGGTTAACGGCAGGTACGGCAGAATCTACAGGCGTTTCCGATTCCACTCATTACTATTTTAAGGATGATAACACTTCGATTCCTCTTGATGCTTACTTAGGTGAAAGCAATGTGAGAATTAGATGGTCTTTTACGGGCACCAGCGATAATAGCGTTTGGGCTATGGATAATATCCTGGTTAATAAACAGGTTTATGTTGATACTGAATTGGAATGGACCGAAGGTATTGGTGATCCTAATGAAAATCCTTTAGAAACCGGACAAACACAGGTACCAATTAATTTTATACCAGATACTCCCGGAATTCAACAATATGGGGCGACTGCTTTGATCAATGGTTGCCGAACTTATAGCGAAGAGGGAACCGATCTAATAGACCTTTACATATCTTATTCTTATGCGGGAGAAGATATCGTGTATACCAGTGAAGAATGCGGTCATAATCAGGTTCAATTAAATGCTTATGACAATACAATAACAGCCAGGGAAAATATAGCTAAAGGTTCCTTTGAAACACCGGCATCAGGTTGTAGAGAATGTGATGCTCCAGGTACAGGAGACATTGGAGAATGGTCATGGAATGGAAATTCTTCATCCTGCGGAGATGTATCTTTTTCAGATATACATGATCCCGATGCAATTTTTTCGGCTCCTGCAGGAACATATACCCTCACCTGGACTGTTGCCGGGTGTTCTAATGACGTGGTTGTTACCATCACCGAGTGTGATAAAATTGATTTTGATGGAACAGATGATCATATAGATTTTAGTGACAATTATGATCTGAATGGAAACTTCAGCCTGGAATTCTGGGTTAAGCCGAATGCAATAAACGGAACCCGAACCATTTTTTCAAAAAGGGACGGGAATTATTCCGGTACGGCCAAGGGTTATGACCTTTCAATAAAAGACGGTACTGTTTTCTTTAATTGGAATAGTGCTGGAACAATAAATTCTTCTCCCTATAAAGTTGATACCTCACGCTGGTATCATATCGCTGTGGTCCATACCTCATCTGGAGAGTATAAATTATATATAGACGGAATAAAACTTAAAACAACTGGAGGTGCAGCTCCGGGTGAAAATGCTTATCACGCAATCCTGGGTGCAATGGATGTTAGCGGTTCAGAACAAGCAGTAAACTACTTTAACGGATGGATTGACGAAATAAGAATATGGGATGTAGCATTAACGCCAGAGCAAATGCACATAATGATGAACCAACGTTTACAGGCATCAGGCACAAAGGTAACAGGAGAAGTGATCCCCATACAAATTCCAAATTTGAATTGGAGTGATCTACGCGCCTATTACAGAATGGATAAAATAGGAATAGGATGCGGTAACATAATTCCTGCAATAGGTGTTGAAGGAAAAATAATCAATATTACCACTCCGCAGGAAAATACCGCACCTCTCCCATATATCTCCAGTCAAAACGGCTCATGGAGAGATAAAAATACCTGGTTAAGACCTACAGTATGGGATGTTCCGAACGCAAAAGGGATCAACGGAGATGAAATCAAATGGAATATTGCTGAAACTTACCATGATATTTATTCCACCGCTCAAAATATTTACATGCTCGGTTTGGTCTCTCATTCCGGAGAACTCAAAATGGATGGAAATGTGCCCAGTCAAACCGGCCAGGCGCTCACCATCACTCATTACTTGAAACTTGATGGTACCATCAACCTGGAAGGAGAATCTCAACTGATTCAAACAGAAGGCAGTATTCTTGACGAGGCAAGTAGCGGTTACCTAGACCGCGATCAACAGGGAACAGAGAATAGTTTCAATTACAACTATTGGTCGTCACCCGTAAGCCTTCAGGGCCAGCCAAATAATTACGGTTTTGATATAGCCGATGTACTTATGGATGGCACAAATCCTGCATCTCCTGCTGGTATCTCATTTAATTACCAGTATCATTATGCAGACAATGCTTATTCAGGGCCCAAGCGAATTAGTACTTTCTGGTTTTATGAATTCCAGGGTACTGCAGACACTTATGGTGAATGGAGCTGGTTTAGTGAAACCGACCTTTTAGAACCCGGTGTTGGCTGGTCTATGAAAGGAACTTCAGGAAGTGCGCCTGTTTCCAGTCAACAGAATTATGTTTTCCGTGGAAAACCTAATAATGGCAATATTACACTCGACATCTCAAACGGTGAAAACAGGCTCGTGGGAAATCCATATCCTTCAGCAATAGATGGAGATCAGTTCATTCGTGATAACCTTAGGGATGTAGAAGGAGGAACGGCTTCGGCAAATATTTTTAATGGATCGCTTTATTTCTGGGATCATTTTGGTTCCCGATATTCACATTATCTCGTGGAATACGTGGGAGGTTACGGAGTTTATAATCTTTCAGGCGGAATTCCTGCTATTGCCACTGATGAGAGAATTGATGCGACAGGACAAACAAGTACCAAAGCTCCGGCGCGCTACATTCCCGTCGCCCAGGGATTTTTTGTAAACACAGTGATTGATGATGCTGCCGCGGGTAACTATTCAATAGCAGGAGGAAATATTACCTTCCGAAATGCCCAGCGCGTTTTTGTAAAAGAATCATCGGGAGACTCTTATTTTCTTGCACCTGAAAAGGCTAAGGCCAAATCGGTCAAACAGGCAGAATATACAAAGGATACCCGTTATAAAATAAGGTTAAGTTTTTCCTCGCCTAAGGGTTATCACAGGCAAATCCTGGTAACAGCTGACAGCAATACGAAAAATGGTTTTGATCTGGGTTATGACGCTCCTCTTATTGAAGACAATGCTGAAGATATGTACTGGCTGATCAATGAAAGTGAATATGTTATACAGGCTGTACCTAATTTCAATCGTGACCAGGTATTACCCTTGGGAATCAAAATTGGTGAGCAGGGAGAATTCAGCATTCAGATAGATAAAACTGAAAATTTTGAAAAAGGAATTGATATCTATCTTCATGATAAAAAAGATAGTATTTATTTCAACCTTCAGAAAACTGCGTTTAAAGCAACCGCTGAACCCGGATACATTAACGATAGGTATGAGATCGTTTTCCAAAAACCATCAGAAAATAACGATGCAACAGATCCTGACATGATCGCAACCGATTTAAAAGTTGATTACTTAAGAAATTCCCAGGAAATA